One Arachis hypogaea cultivar Tifrunner chromosome 2, arahy.Tifrunner.gnm2.J5K5, whole genome shotgun sequence genomic window, tcagtaccgcgacggattagtccttgacctgtcgggttgggggataccgtggaaaaccaaaaaaaaattaattattaatcaatttaaattaatctaGTGATTAGTTTActaatttacttaaataattagaatttgaatTATGTTTTATATATGCAGTAATTTATTGATCAatgcaaatttttaaataaaactttaatccgttataaattaatttttggccTGTTAGATTCGAGAAtatcatagaaaacaaaaaattactaaatgagtcatttgtataaaaaattgatcaaaaaatacatatatttatatataattatatacatgataattaatttaatgactaattttttgtatatatataaaatttttgaaaaaaaaaagattatagaTGTAtctgttttggatttttttttggtgacgtcTCTTTTGGTTTATTCATTTAgtttttttgataaaaataatttattttactaaaaatgttaattttgataagtttgtatAAATTCAATGAGTTAATTAAAGTTCTTCAAAAAGTGAATATCAAGGGCTAAAACTTTTACTAGACAAAAATAGACTTAGTTAATGTAAGTTCAAatgaaacaaaattattaatctctcatataaattattattttttaaaaaaaattaaaagacttgCAAAATCAGTTTTCAGCttttcaattatataaaaaattgaagTCGTAAAATGTGCATATGTCGGTGTTAAACCGAAAACATGTAAAATTAGCTTTTTCATTCATGGGGAAATACATTTAAAATGTTAGTGTGcgaaatatagaaaaaaattcatataaatttaaatttttaatctttatataatttgataaataatatatttttatttaaattgaaaaaaccCGTAATATTGTCCTCCAATTACCAACCACCGACAGTCTCTGATCAATGGTCGCTACCATAACTGGCATAATATGTATACATCACTCTTTTCTAAGCCATCGTTTTGTCAGGTGCATATGCAGGAAAGCCACCAATAATACGGTTTTTAATTTACATATGCTTCCAAAGATGGTGTATGAATATGATATGGAGATGGAGAGTGCTTAACAAAAATGTGGTGTCAGGGGTGAAGCAATTCGGACCCTCCGAATTCCTACCACAATATGCACGGTCTGAGTTCCATGCATTTTGATCATGGCACTCTGCAATTCGGATCCTCCGAATTCGTGAAAGCACACGGACCATTCGATTTCCGTTTAGGCAATCGCACGGTACGAGTTCGTGAAAAAGGAGACACGCGTCGCTTCCCCAACTGATGCATATACGGTGTATTGTAAAAAGAAGAAATCCCACCCTGTCTCACCATCCGAATACACCACTCTCTCACATTTCACTCTCAAGCTcagctttttcttcatttctctcTACTGGTTTTGCATGGTGGAGGACAAGAACAAtgccaaaaaaatataaaattaaagatgtTGATCGATCTGAACTTCACATTATTCAATATCTCAGTGATCTTGATTatgtaagtattttttaaattttcttaaattttattaatttttttatgtgaataattattaaaatttaaaatttaattgttatgattgttgttagaGTCTAAGTAGTTgcgaaatataaataaaattattatgaataatttttaattatttgctagatttgtttaaaatttatttacagattattaattatttatatatatcacGGTTaggcaattttttattattattgttgttaggttttgTGTTTTGGAGTGTTGCAGAGAGGCAACACCGTGGTTACTAAGTCAATAGGAATTTAATGttattgtttttttaattttatattaatttttattataattaagtgTAAtacaatcttatttaaatttatttttaaaaaattaagtataaCTGTTATGGCAGTAGTTAAATGTTAATGTTATTGTTACTGTGAGAAAGTGTTAATGCTGAATGATTAATTAGATCCTTTTTAATTAAAGCATGTTTGAGTTTACTTTAtgagaatatttaaaattttttaattttagtaattattattagcaAGTTAATTATTACTGTTGTTAGAATATGAATGATGGCGTATACTgattgttaataatttttattatggaggaaaaaatatttaacaaaagAGTAATTAACATTCGATTTTATTGTAGATGTTGTAATATTGTTGAAAATATTGATTAGGAATATATGTGCTTGTAATGAGTTTCATTTGCAGTTATGAATAATTTTTaggattaattaaataattttagaaattagaagAATTAGTTATATAAGGATTCATTAAATTGATTGATGATGGTAAGTTAGTAATTGTTAATTATCTTACTAGTAAgttgttatgtttttttttgtagaaATCAAGAATGTTGACATGTAACCATCCAGTTCCTCCGGATCGGTACAATGATAGGGTGGAGGATCATTTGCGAGTTACCGGGTTCTATCATGTGTCTCAGATTGGGATAGTGCAGTGTCAGAAAGCATTGGTAAATGCTCTAATCGAACGTTGGCACCCAGACACACATACGTTTCACCTTCCCATTGGTGAATGTGCTGTGACACTTGAAAATGTAGCTTTAATTCTTGGTCTTCTCACAGATGGTCTTCCAGTAACAGGGATGACAATGAGTAGTTTTGAAGCTTTGGAGGCGGAGTGTTTGCTTCAGTTAGGGGTTGCACCGCGAAAGGAGGAGTGTAGATCTAGCTGTATAAAACTGACGTGGCTGAGGAATCTAAAAGAGAATTTAGAATTGACTGATGAAATAAATATACAGAGGTATGTTAGGTGCCACATTATGTTGCTGATCGGAACGATCCTGTTTGGGGATAAGTCAGGGGCAGGTGTTCATTGGAAATTTCTACCCTTGTTATGTGACTTTGTCAATATTGGACAGTATAGTTGGGGCTCGGCATGCCTAGCATACCTTTACAGGGCGTTATGCAGGGCATCTCGTTATAACTGTAAGGAAATAGATGGTCCACTAACACTTCAATCCGTAACAACCACACTATGgacaatttaattattaatttctaattaataCTTCTAgcatataaaagtaaaaaaataaataaaatcaaataccCCTAAACTTGCTAACTCATAATTGAATCAATGTCTAACTAAAAAAGGACTAACACAATGTTTACGTACCTGCAGTCATATATTCTAGAAATTCtggaacatgcatggcttccagGTCTAAAACTCGCATGAAggatggctcctcaaacggaACTTCGTTCGCAAGTGCATTTGCCACTTCTGTGACATCTGGGGCCATGGGTCCGTCACCTTGATCTTCATCTTCATTTGGAGCAACAAATTCATAgttgctttcgaactcttcttcactgtcactattataatcttcccGTAGAATATTCCTGTTGGCCtcagattgttcaaactcaacatacaactcgatgaacgagATCTGGGACCggttttcaatatacattgaaaacatctcctgCATGCTCGCTTCGTCCGTCACATATTTGGTTTGATACTGGACGAATCCACCAAACACCGGTATGGGATATCTGTATAGCATACACGATATCTTTCTTGCCCTCTCAGAATCAATCTTTTCACATATTACACCTTTCAGCTCTTCAAATGAGATAATAAAAGGAATAACAACATCTAGtggattttcacaaataaatttaacTCCTTCAGTCGTTTGTAACAAGATCTGACcaaaatagtatatttttagtaacaCTCTGTCACTCATTTTTTCTCACTCAACACAAAAAAAGCATCACATTAATCTTTAACTACTagattttcaaatattaaaactGTAAAAACtagatagaagaaagaagaagctgCCGTTCAAAAACGAAGAAGACGCCACAAAGCTCCCACCAGTTCACCTCACACTTTTATATCACCATCTTTACAGAAATCGGACCCTTCGACTAGGTtaaacatgaaaagcaaaaaaaaaaaaggaggacacCAACTCGGACCATCCGAGTTCCCCTAAAGCTTTCACAAAACGGAGGGTCCGAGTTCAATGTTCCCTAACTAATGCCCTCAGCTAAGAACTCGGACCCTGCGATATGTTATCAAAATGATTCCTTGTGAATTCGTAGGGTCCGATTTCATCAAGACGAATTTTTGCTCCTCACCAAACAAATCGGACCGTGCGatttgttattaaaaattttcatcACAAAGAACACGCACGGTCCGAGTTCCTTCTGCTCACACTGACGACAAACTATCCCACATATATGTCTGTTCCCCCCTAAACCATATCAAAGCAAAGCTCACACATGCCCCATTTCCAAAAAATTGAGCCACCAATAATATAACCCTCTTTTATAGGCATATATAAGgatatataaagatattttattgGGCGAATACTCAGTTTGACGTTCGACAATTTTCAAAGAACAACGAgactttttttatataaaaaaaattagacggTCTTTTTAAATTCAAGAAACTCATTAGTCTTTATGTCTCTCTTTGATTTAACATAACATGTTTATGTGACATGTTAATATAGTGATCTAACcgttaaatattaatttagaatatTCATCCAGcttgatttttattaattttatagaattaatatatttttctctttttaaaggAGAAAAATGAGTGACCCTTTCTTATTCATTCTAATGTTATTGTCGCCTTCTTTTCTGTATAGCCACCATTCCTATCATCATGACTTGTgaaaattatttttcgaaaactagGAGCCGTACTTTGTGTAATTATAGTTTTGATGGAGACAACAGAAATTACATTTTTTCTTTTCGTGTCTCTCAAATATCACTGTGACAATTATACGATTCTCTTTCAATCTTATTCAAAAATTAACCCAAATAGATTCTTCTTGGAATGTCCTAATTACAATGTAAGTAATGATTTATAATTTTGGcatgaatttaaatttattttgaatattttcaatttttttgtataatttttgtatttttataattaaattttttggtttaattttCAGACCACATCAGTCCCACATTGTAATTATTTCAAGTGATTAGATATTTTAGTTGGAAAAAATGTTAATGAAAATATTACTTGTCGAAATGCTAATTTAATAGAAAGGAGAATAAAGGAGCAAGAACCTATAGTAAAAGAGTTAGACATAGAAgtaaatctaaaaatttaaaacgaGGTTGGATTTTAAGGTGGtgaaaaaaacaaatattttaggGTTGTGATTGTGAGTGTGATTAGTGTCTTTATTTTACTAGCCTTTATGACGTATCTTAAATAAATGATGTAAGATTATGTTAGGTATATTGTGGCTATAAGTTTGGTCTATAATGCTTTTGAAATATAAGCtatgtaaaattaaattttatgctaATAAATTTGACGTTAGTTGTATTTTTTGTTGTCAACTTATTATGGATTCAtttaatattaaatgagattGCATTACACTTTAAATATTTTAGCACATCAATGTGTATGGAAACATATTAACAAATAATTGTGTAGCACGTAATATTTGTTTCATCAATCTTTAATAAGATGGTTCAAAATTATCTCTGATATGTGTAATAATtcgtatttttgaaatttatattataaattatttacgatttattttattaatctaaatttattatttttagaggactatttcattaaaaataattacattagttttatgattattaaaatttaaattaattatgatttattctaTTAGTTTAAACTATTTATTAGAAACTATTTTAATAggcaaaattaaattaatttttataattattatcatttgagtttggattaattaaaattattatataatttttgctataataagatattttacataatttaaattataattttagaaatctattaacaatgaatattttataatttaatttgggtaattaatattttaagtttaaaatctaccgatatgagtaaatatcggtaTTCTTCGATGAACTTAGCTTTACTAATGTTTCATCATATATCTTCTATCTTTATGATAATCatattactaatgtcatttatgttagtaactcatatatatttatctccgtatatattattacttgtgttttaatatatctatatttcgtaattatctatttaaaatatttataatttgaatggTTAACTCAGCGACCTGAAAACTTAACACATGTCCCCTTTAATGATACCCAACCCCTTATTACACCACGTTACCATTATTAATctcatcattttcttcttcttcttcttctttaccaAAAAAGAAAGAGCGAGCCGTGAGAGAAACCATGAGACCTTTGACCTTTCGAGCTTGATTTCTTGAATTTCATAACTCCGATAAAAAATTTACTCCAATTgaagtgttcgtatcttcctcctctccaaaacAGTACCACTTTTAATTGGGAGGAGCAATGCGTGGAGTTGTTGTCCCTCCATACAAGGTTCGGTCGAGTGAGCCCTAAAGGTGGAGTAGCCAATTTtaacattttcttcttcgatttCTCATTCAAAAAGCTTCCTTAGTGTTTCGGTTTGGTGGCTATCATACAAAGGTAAGGTTTGgtaattttgtaataattaaaTGTGTTTTTGATGTGTGATTGTTGATTTGATGATTATTGCTTGAAATTGAATGAGTTTATGCTTGATTTTCGTTAAAATGTTAGTGATTCTGTGAGCTTTATGGTTCGGCTCTGAAGAGAGAGCCAAGGAtcgagttgttcttgatgattttggaCTGTCATTCAAGTGTGAATCTCGAAGATTTATTGAGATTTGGTAGTTGATAGATTAAATTGAACACTAAGAAAAATCAGTAACTGTAAAATTTGAAAAcgaattaaaaatcaaatagaaaacttagatgagaaataaagaaaaggttcGGTTTTGATGAGGGAGAGAAGATTACCAACACAAAATTTGTTTTGaggatataattttaatttaataaaaaaattaaggttAAAGTAGTAATTAAACAAGTTTAGGGATAAATTTGGAtattaataaaaa contains:
- the LOC140177152 gene encoding serine/threonine-protein phosphatase 7 long form homolog, whose product is MHGLSSMHFDHGTLQFGSSEFVKAHGPFDFRLGNRTKSRMLTCNHPVPPDRYNDRVEDHLRVTGFYHVSQIGIVQCQKALVNALIERWHPDTHTFHLPIGECAVTLENVALILGLLTDGLPVTGMTMSSFEALEAECLLQLGVAPRKEECRSSCIKLTWLRNLKENLELTDEINIQRYVRCHIMLLIGTILFGDKSGAGVHWKFLPLLCDFVNIGQYSWGSACLAYLYRALCRASRYNCKEIDGPLTLQSVTTTLWTI